The Methylobacterium currus genome contains a region encoding:
- a CDS encoding SDR family NAD(P)-dependent oxidoreductase: MISANLNGRRVLVTGGASGIGLAAVTLFARCGAEVMLNHLAEDARGPDAAARLSAEGLKVRALPGTVSVPGEAEAMVARGIEALGGLDVLINNAGTPASTTPIDFADLDAMTEEFWQTILSTNLIGPYRCARAAAPALRQAKGAIVNTASVAGLGQRGSSVAYSASKAGLVNLTRSLARALAPDVRVNAVAPGLVETPWTENWPAARKAESVSRTLLGRMARPEDIAEAMLFLAAGGAYVTGQTLVVDGGML; encoded by the coding sequence ATGATCAGCGCGAATTTGAATGGGCGCCGGGTGCTCGTCACCGGCGGCGCCTCGGGGATCGGGCTTGCGGCCGTCACGCTCTTCGCCCGCTGCGGTGCCGAGGTGATGCTCAACCACCTCGCCGAGGATGCCCGCGGGCCCGACGCCGCCGCGCGGCTCTCCGCCGAGGGGCTGAAGGTCCGGGCGCTCCCCGGCACCGTCTCGGTGCCCGGCGAGGCCGAGGCCATGGTGGCGCGCGGGATCGAGGCGCTCGGCGGCCTCGACGTGCTCATCAACAATGCCGGCACCCCGGCCTCGACCACGCCGATCGACTTCGCCGATCTCGACGCGATGACCGAGGAATTCTGGCAGACGATCCTGTCGACCAACCTGATCGGCCCCTATCGCTGCGCCCGTGCGGCGGCGCCCGCCCTGCGCCAGGCCAAGGGCGCCATCGTCAACACCGCCTCGGTGGCCGGGCTCGGCCAGCGCGGCTCCAGCGTCGCCTATTCGGCGAGCAAGGCGGGGCTGGTGAACCTCACCCGCAGCCTCGCCCGGGCCCTCGCGCCGGACGTGCGGGTCAACGCCGTGGCGCCGGGCCTGGTCGAGACGCCGTGGACGGAGAACTGGCCGGCGGCGCGCAAGGCCGAATCCGTGTCGCGCACCTTGCTCGGGCGAATGGCCAGGCCTGAGGACATCGCCGAAGCCATGCTGTTCCTCGCCGCCGGCGGGGCCTACGTCACCGGCCAGACCCTGGTGGTCGACGGCGGCATGCTCTGA
- a CDS encoding acyl carrier protein: MTEDVALAALGPLFEEVFGEPVRLTPDLTAEDIEGWDSTRMIELIIAVEARFRIKLTTGEADGLARVGDLAALIARKAPKDAL, translated from the coding sequence ATGACCGAGGACGTTGCGCTGGCGGCGCTGGGTCCGCTGTTCGAGGAGGTGTTCGGCGAGCCGGTCCGGCTCACGCCGGACCTGACCGCCGAGGACATCGAGGGCTGGGACTCGACCCGGATGATCGAGCTGATCATCGCGGTCGAGGCGCGGTTTCGCATCAAGCTCACCACAGGCGAGGCCGACGGGCTGGCGCGCGTCGGCGATCTTGCCGCCCTGATCGCCCGCAAGGCGCCCAAGGACGCGCTTTGA
- a CDS encoding DUF3606 domain-containing protein: MSASQDALKPRFTQHIDIHCPDDRAYWAGQFGVSGEELRDAVKMVGSRVSTVAAHLGRQAA, from the coding sequence ATGTCCGCTTCTCAGGACGCCCTCAAGCCGCGCTTCACGCAGCACATCGACATCCATTGCCCGGACGATCGCGCCTATTGGGCCGGCCAATTCGGCGTGAGCGGTGAAGAACTGCGCGATGCCGTCAAGATGGTCGGTTCGCGGGTGTCGACCGTGGCGGCGCATCTCGGCCGTCAGGCGGCGTAG
- a CDS encoding lytic murein transglycosylase: MIGSGYGRALIAAGLAVLAGGAQAAQCGNSAAGFETWKREFADEARGRASPAAISALMGTSYSSATIAADRGQKSFKLSLEQFMAKRGGPAIIARGRAMKRSQAAMFDSIEQRYGVPAGPLLAIWGMETAFGAVKGNVNTLSAVATLAYDCRRSAYFTDQLYAALALVDRGVLTANTRGAAHGEIGHTQFLPKNVLNYGTGGSLDNASVALNSTANFLKAHGWRAGAGYQPGEPNFAAIQGWNAASVYQRAIAIIGAKIDGE, encoded by the coding sequence ATGATCGGAAGCGGTTACGGGAGGGCCCTGATCGCCGCGGGCCTCGCGGTGCTGGCCGGCGGTGCGCAGGCCGCGCAATGCGGCAACTCGGCCGCCGGGTTCGAGACCTGGAAGCGGGAATTCGCCGACGAGGCCCGCGGGCGCGCCAGCCCCGCCGCCATCTCGGCCCTGATGGGCACCTCGTACTCGTCGGCCACCATCGCGGCGGACCGGGGCCAGAAGAGCTTCAAGCTCTCCCTCGAGCAGTTCATGGCCAAGCGCGGCGGGCCGGCGATCATCGCCCGTGGTCGGGCGATGAAGCGCTCGCAAGCCGCCATGTTCGACTCGATCGAGCAGCGCTACGGCGTTCCCGCGGGCCCGCTGCTCGCGATCTGGGGCATGGAGACGGCGTTCGGTGCCGTGAAGGGCAACGTCAACACCCTGTCGGCGGTGGCGACCCTGGCTTATGATTGCCGCCGCTCGGCCTACTTCACCGACCAGCTCTACGCCGCCCTGGCCCTGGTCGACCGCGGCGTCCTCACCGCGAATACCCGCGGCGCCGCGCATGGCGAGATCGGCCACACCCAGTTCCTGCCGAAGAACGTGCTGAACTACGGCACCGGCGGCAGCCTCGACAACGCCTCGGTCGCCCTGAACTCGACCGCGAACTTCCTCAAGGCCCATGGCTGGCGCGCCGGCGCCGGCTACCAGCCCGGCGAGCCGAACTTCGCGGCGATCCAGGGCTGGAACGCCGCCTCCGTGTATCAGCGCGCCATCGCGATCATCGGCGCCAAGATCGACGGCGAGTGA
- a CDS encoding HAD-IIIC family phosphatase: MTADLSWLPEPPLDFAARLAAAEALPDAQAWDALVALSRTRLDPARTNRLDRIVERRFPAGSPSGPAVRLALLGSSTLAHLAAGIRVGALRRDLRLIVSEGAYGQYRQEIDGAHLRALRPDVVLLAVDSADLLGPGDPAAGPEAASIADALDRLRSLWARARAAHGCTVIQQALLPTALPLMGSNEHRMPGSLAARTARLNAALRNAAAEDGVDLLALDDAVARWGLDTWHDPALWLRARQAVTPAAGPLYGDLVARLVGARLGRSAKALVLDLDDTLWGGTIGEDGLAGLVVGQGSAAGESFLALQSYARDLAHRGIVLAICSKNDPDLARRPFAEHPDMLLQLSDFAVVVANWDDKATNLRRIAGELRLGLDALVFVDDNPFERALVREHLPMVAVPEVPDEPALVARCLSDAGYFEAVTLTDEDRGRARAYARDGARRILGSTDLAATLAGLGMRLVGRPFDALGLPRIVQLVNKTNQFNLTTRRLREAEAAALIEDPAALTLQLRLTDRLGDNGVIAVAIGRLAGDDLVIETWLMSCRVIGRRVEEGTLAVLAAEAARRGARRLVGIFRPSGRNGMVADLYPRLGFTADAPGPDGEGRWVLDLAAYAPPADLPMVVEAG, translated from the coding sequence TTGACGGCCGATCTCTCCTGGCTTCCCGAGCCGCCGCTGGACTTCGCCGCGCGCCTCGCCGCGGCGGAGGCCCTGCCCGACGCGCAGGCCTGGGACGCCCTGGTGGCGCTGTCCCGCACCCGCCTCGACCCGGCGCGGACCAACCGGCTCGACCGGATCGTGGAGCGGCGCTTCCCGGCGGGGTCTCCGTCCGGCCCGGCCGTGCGGCTCGCGCTCCTCGGCTCCTCGACGCTCGCGCATCTCGCCGCCGGGATCCGGGTCGGGGCGTTGCGCCGCGATCTCCGGCTCATCGTGTCCGAGGGTGCCTACGGCCAGTACCGCCAGGAGATCGACGGCGCGCATCTACGCGCGCTCCGGCCCGATGTCGTGCTCCTTGCCGTCGATTCCGCCGATCTCCTCGGCCCGGGCGACCCCGCCGCCGGCCCGGAGGCCGCGAGCATCGCCGACGCGCTCGACCGGCTGAGATCCCTCTGGGCGCGGGCGCGGGCGGCGCATGGCTGCACGGTGATCCAGCAGGCGCTGCTGCCGACCGCTCTTCCCCTGATGGGGAGCAACGAGCACCGGATGCCGGGCTCGCTCGCCGCCCGCACCGCGCGTCTCAACGCCGCCCTCCGGAATGCCGCGGCCGAGGACGGCGTCGACCTCCTCGCCCTCGACGACGCCGTCGCGCGCTGGGGCCTCGACACCTGGCACGATCCGGCCCTGTGGCTGCGGGCCCGCCAGGCGGTGACGCCGGCCGCCGGCCCGCTCTACGGCGACCTCGTCGCCCGGCTCGTCGGCGCCCGCCTCGGCCGCTCGGCGAAGGCCCTGGTGCTCGACCTCGACGACACGCTCTGGGGCGGGACGATCGGCGAGGACGGGCTCGCCGGCCTCGTCGTCGGGCAGGGCAGCGCGGCGGGCGAATCGTTCCTGGCGCTCCAATCCTACGCCCGCGACCTGGCGCACCGGGGCATCGTGCTCGCCATCTGCTCGAAGAACGATCCCGATCTGGCCCGGCGGCCCTTCGCCGAGCATCCCGACATGCTCCTGCAGCTCTCCGACTTCGCCGTCGTCGTGGCGAACTGGGACGACAAGGCGACGAACCTCCGGCGCATCGCAGGCGAACTCCGGCTCGGCCTCGACGCCCTGGTCTTCGTCGACGACAACCCGTTCGAGCGCGCCCTGGTGCGCGAGCACCTGCCGATGGTGGCGGTGCCGGAAGTGCCCGACGAGCCGGCGCTCGTCGCCCGCTGCCTGTCGGATGCGGGCTATTTCGAGGCCGTGACCCTGACCGACGAGGATCGCGGGCGCGCCCGCGCCTACGCGCGGGACGGCGCGCGCCGGATCCTCGGCAGCACGGACCTCGCCGCCACCCTGGCGGGGCTCGGCATGCGGCTCGTCGGGCGCCCGTTCGACGCGCTCGGGCTCCCACGCATCGTCCAGCTCGTCAACAAGACCAACCAGTTCAACCTCACCACCCGGCGCCTGCGCGAGGCCGAGGCCGCGGCGCTGATCGAGGATCCGGCCGCCCTCACGCTGCAATTGCGCCTCACCGACCGGCTCGGCGACAACGGCGTCATCGCGGTCGCGATCGGGCGGCTCGCCGGCGACGACCTCGTGATCGAGACCTGGCTGATGAGCTGCCGCGTGATCGGGCGGCGGGTCGAGGAGGGCACCCTCGCGGTCCTGGCAGCGGAGGCCGCGCGCCGGGGCGCCCGGCGCCTCGTCGGCATCTTCCGCCCGAGCGGGCGCAACGGGATGGTGGCGGATCTCTATCCGCGCCTCGGCTTCACGGCCGACGCCCCCGGGCCGGACGGCGAGGGGCGGTGGGTGCTCGATCTCGCCGCCTACGCGCCGCCCGCGGACCTGCCGATGGTGGTGGAGGCGGGTTGA
- a CDS encoding asparaginase yields MRRLRPALAALMLATVPLAGSALAREMPTTATTAPASARKANVVILATGGTIAGAGADASNSATYQAAKVPVDKLIAAVPSLSELANVRGEQVFQIASESFTNAQLVQLGKRVSALLKQDDVDGVVITHGTDTLEETALFLNLVVKSDKPIVVVGSMRPSTALSADGALNLADAVATAASPASKGKGVLVTMNDEIQSGRDVTKRVNIKPSAFSSQWGPLGMVVEGKTYWFRAPVKRHGTSSEFDIDTIDTLPEVAIVYGSGNMNPGPYTAAVQGGAKAIVHAGTGNGSVAGYLVETLKDLRAKGTLVIRSSRVGDGFVLRNAEQPDDQYDWVVAHDLNPQKAKILAAVALTKTSDTKELQRIFWEY; encoded by the coding sequence ATGCGCCGCCTTCGCCCCGCCCTCGCAGCCCTGATGCTCGCGACCGTGCCGCTCGCCGGCTCCGCGCTCGCCCGCGAGATGCCGACGACGGCGACGACGGCGCCGGCCTCCGCCCGCAAGGCCAACGTGGTGATCCTCGCCACCGGCGGCACCATCGCGGGCGCCGGCGCCGATGCCAGCAACAGCGCCACCTACCAGGCCGCCAAGGTGCCGGTGGACAAGCTGATCGCCGCCGTGCCCAGCTTGAGCGAGCTGGCGAATGTCCGCGGCGAGCAGGTGTTCCAGATCGCCTCCGAGAGCTTCACCAACGCGCAGCTGGTGCAGCTCGGGAAGCGCGTCTCGGCCCTGCTGAAGCAGGACGACGTCGACGGCGTGGTGATCACCCACGGCACCGACACCCTGGAGGAGACCGCACTCTTCCTCAACCTCGTCGTGAAGAGCGACAAGCCGATCGTGGTCGTCGGCTCGATGCGGCCCTCCACCGCCCTCTCGGCCGACGGCGCCCTCAACCTCGCCGACGCGGTCGCCACCGCGGCGAGCCCCGCCTCCAAGGGCAAGGGCGTGCTGGTGACGATGAACGACGAGATCCAGTCCGGGCGCGACGTGACGAAGCGCGTCAACATCAAGCCGAGCGCCTTCTCAAGCCAGTGGGGCCCGCTCGGCATGGTGGTCGAGGGCAAGACCTACTGGTTCCGCGCGCCGGTGAAGCGGCACGGGACGTCGTCGGAGTTCGACATCGACACGATCGACACCCTGCCGGAGGTCGCGATCGTCTACGGCTCGGGCAACATGAACCCGGGCCCCTACACCGCTGCCGTGCAAGGAGGCGCCAAGGCGATCGTGCATGCCGGCACCGGCAACGGCTCGGTGGCGGGCTACCTCGTCGAGACGCTGAAGGACCTGCGCGCCAAGGGCACGCTCGTCATCCGCTCCTCTCGCGTCGGCGACGGCTTCGTGCTGCGCAACGCCGAGCAGCCCGACGACCAGTACGACTGGGTCGTGGCCCACGACCTGAACCCGCAGAAGGCCAAGATCCTCGCCGCCGTCGCCCTGACCAAGACCAGCGACACCAAGGAGCTGCAACGGATCTTCTGGGAGTACTGA
- a CDS encoding pentapeptide repeat-containing protein — protein sequence MNSRPQPPLDPRVGALLAEIAAQDGAALHRDGRPLDLRAADLSRARLAPLAGDAAWWDADRQGLNLAGAEIAGSDLEQADLTGATLKRARLTGAMARSADFSAALIEEADFGKADLSGARFTGVAGGQADFTEAMLEDASFRDAALRFARLPRSLLDGADFSGADLWGADFTGADADYTRFRGARLDEVNLSDTNLTHADFEGASLTKARLAGSRLRSAKLSGAKLDGADLSGADLSAATLVRLDLSSCSLRHARFAGAWLNGTRFRAAQIGEAVGEEVDGDYEAAKASYLALEQNFESIGSRDEAGWAYRRRRRMGRLHAGVQFRNAWRDRDRGGVLRHGYRWLADRFVEWLCDYGESLSRLFRAFAVLIVVFAGLFGLAGGLIPEGSGAPTYNALDLLSYSALNMMTANPPEIGIKPVGRFTNLLVGVQGGTGIVLMGLFGFVLGNRLRR from the coding sequence GTGAACAGCCGCCCCCAGCCCCCGCTCGATCCGCGCGTCGGCGCGCTCCTCGCCGAGATCGCGGCCCAGGACGGCGCGGCCCTGCACCGGGACGGCCGGCCCCTCGACCTGCGCGCGGCGGATCTGAGCCGCGCCCGCCTCGCGCCGCTCGCCGGTGACGCGGCATGGTGGGACGCCGACCGCCAGGGCCTGAACCTCGCCGGGGCCGAGATCGCCGGCAGCGACCTGGAGCAGGCCGACCTCACCGGCGCCACCCTGAAGCGCGCCCGGCTGACCGGGGCGATGGCCCGGTCGGCGGATTTCTCCGCGGCGCTGATCGAGGAGGCCGATTTCGGCAAGGCCGATCTCAGCGGCGCCCGCTTCACCGGCGTGGCCGGCGGCCAGGCCGACTTCACCGAGGCGATGCTGGAGGATGCGAGCTTCCGGGACGCCGCCCTACGCTTCGCCCGCCTGCCCCGCAGCCTGCTCGACGGCGCGGATTTTTCCGGCGCCGACCTGTGGGGCGCCGATTTCACCGGGGCCGACGCCGACTACACCCGGTTTCGCGGCGCCCGCCTCGACGAGGTGAACCTCTCCGACACCAACCTGACCCACGCCGATTTCGAGGGCGCGAGCCTGACCAAGGCGCGGCTCGCGGGCTCGCGCCTGCGCAGCGCCAAGCTGAGCGGCGCCAAGCTCGACGGGGCCGATCTCTCCGGCGCCGACCTGTCGGCCGCGACGCTCGTGCGGCTCGACCTCTCCTCCTGCTCCTTGCGCCACGCGCGCTTCGCCGGCGCCTGGCTCAACGGCACGCGCTTCCGCGCGGCGCAGATCGGCGAGGCGGTGGGCGAGGAGGTTGACGGCGATTACGAGGCGGCCAAGGCGAGCTACCTCGCCCTGGAGCAGAATTTCGAGAGCATCGGCAGCCGCGACGAGGCCGGCTGGGCCTATCGCCGGCGGCGTCGGATGGGCCGCCTGCATGCCGGGGTGCAGTTCCGCAACGCCTGGCGCGACCGCGACCGCGGCGGCGTGCTGCGCCACGGCTATCGCTGGCTCGCCGACCGCTTCGTCGAGTGGCTGTGCGATTACGGCGAGAGCCTGTCGCGGCTGTTTCGCGCCTTCGCGGTGCTGATCGTGGTGTTCGCCGGGCTGTTCGGCCTCGCCGGCGGCCTGATTCCGGAGGGAAGCGGTGCGCCGACCTACAACGCCCTCGATCTCCTGAGCTACAGCGCCCTCAACATGATGACGGCGAACCCGCCGGAAATCGGCATCAAGCCGGTCGGCCGGTTCACCAACCTGCTCGTCGGGGTGCAGGGCGGGACCGGGATCGTGCTGATGGGGCTGTTCGGCTTCGTGCTGGGGAACCGGCTGCGGCGGTGA
- a CDS encoding 3-keto-5-aminohexanoate cleavage protein gives MSRKTVITCALTGSFDTASKNPAVPVSPQAIAQSALEAAGAGAAIVHIHVRDPQTGKPSMELSLYREVVERIREKNADVVLNLTTGAGGRYVAGDPDPAVAGPGTTLASPEARTRHVTALRPEICTLDVATMNFGEHAFMNTPAHLRAMAALIREAGAKPEIEVFDLGQIELARHLLAEGHLDSPPMFQICLGIPWGAPATPETLLQMRDRLPRDAVWSAFGISRAEFPMVALAATAGGHVRVGLEDNLYLSRGQLAPSNAALVEKAVSLLAHLDCAPASPAEARAIFGLSA, from the coding sequence ATGTCGCGCAAGACCGTCATCACCTGCGCCCTCACCGGCTCGTTCGACACCGCCTCGAAGAACCCGGCGGTGCCGGTGAGCCCGCAGGCCATAGCCCAATCGGCCCTGGAGGCCGCGGGCGCGGGCGCGGCGATCGTCCACATCCACGTCCGCGATCCTCAGACGGGCAAGCCCAGCATGGAGCTGTCCCTCTACCGCGAGGTGGTTGAGCGGATCCGCGAGAAGAATGCCGACGTCGTCCTCAACCTGACCACCGGGGCCGGCGGGCGCTACGTCGCCGGCGATCCGGACCCGGCGGTGGCGGGCCCCGGCACCACCCTCGCCTCGCCGGAGGCGCGCACCCGCCACGTCACGGCGCTGCGCCCTGAGATCTGCACCCTCGACGTCGCGACGATGAATTTCGGCGAGCACGCCTTCATGAACACGCCCGCCCATCTGCGGGCGATGGCGGCGCTGATCCGCGAGGCGGGGGCGAAGCCCGAGATCGAGGTGTTCGATCTCGGCCAGATCGAGCTCGCCCGTCACCTCCTGGCGGAAGGCCACCTCGACTCGCCGCCGATGTTCCAGATCTGCCTCGGCATCCCGTGGGGCGCGCCGGCGACGCCCGAGACCCTGCTGCAGATGCGCGACCGCCTGCCCCGGGACGCGGTGTGGTCGGCCTTCGGCATCTCACGGGCCGAGTTCCCGATGGTGGCGCTCGCCGCCACCGCCGGCGGCCACGTCCGGGTCGGGCTCGAGGACAACCTCTACCTGTCGCGCGGGCAGCTCGCCCCGAGCAACGCGGCCCTGGTCGAGAAGGCCGTGAGCCTGCTCGCCCATCTCGACTGCGCCCCCGCCAGCCCGGCCGAGGCGCGGGCGATCTTCGGGCTCTCCGCCTGA
- a CDS encoding LysE family translocator, with amino-acid sequence MPDPTSLALFTAAALVLAVTPGPGLFYVAARSLAGGRADGVASSLGTGLGGMVHVLAGGLGVSALVLASAELFAVLKLAGAAYLVWIGIRTLRAARRNAQEPVPAGAPPAGPGGAFREGVLVEALNPKTAAFFLAFLPQFVDPAAGSVALQFVVLGSVSVALNTLADLAVAVAAGRLRAGAASRPGLVRRLRETSGAAMIALGLGLALVRRPAA; translated from the coding sequence ATGCCCGATCCGACCTCCCTCGCCCTCTTCACCGCGGCGGCCTTGGTGCTCGCCGTCACGCCCGGTCCGGGTCTCTTCTACGTTGCCGCGCGAAGCCTCGCCGGAGGACGCGCCGACGGCGTCGCCTCCAGCCTCGGCACGGGTCTCGGCGGCATGGTCCACGTCCTGGCGGGTGGTCTCGGCGTTTCCGCCCTCGTGCTCGCCAGCGCGGAGCTGTTCGCGGTCCTGAAGCTCGCGGGAGCGGCCTATCTGGTCTGGATCGGCATCCGCACGCTGCGCGCCGCCCGCCGGAACGCGCAGGAGCCGGTGCCGGCCGGCGCGCCGCCGGCGGGACCCGGGGGCGCCTTTCGCGAGGGCGTGCTGGTCGAGGCCCTGAACCCCAAGACGGCGGCGTTCTTCCTGGCCTTCCTGCCGCAATTCGTCGATCCGGCCGCCGGGTCCGTCGCGCTGCAATTCGTGGTTCTGGGCTCGGTGTCGGTCGCCCTCAATACCCTGGCCGATCTCGCGGTCGCCGTCGCGGCCGGCCGCCTGCGCGCAGGGGCCGCGTCCCGCCCGGGGCTGGTCCGCCGCCTGCGCGAGACCTCCGGCGCCGCGATGATCGCGCTCGGTCTCGGCCTCGCCCTCGTGCGGCGGCCCGCCGCCTGA
- a CDS encoding DUF2778 domain-containing protein, with translation MDLVAYSSGRLAPGSLRRRRRNRRLLGIAAVLGGIGAAAGLVPRDEARVPVAGVAAEPVAPLREARLSPAELGWMLAPLPTLGRDAAGFTRDGSAEAGPLVAATDPAPSPAPEPQRVAEAAPPSIMPPPAEPSAAVQPATTPLVAVPLPVPRPPELRPSDQRPMPTVLAARAPRRPVQAMASTQSVFKAALPEEPSLFDRIFGGGGSSAPSQTLAYAAPGGLDPSPRPRLSASPGVAIYDISARTVTLPSGESLEAHSGLGPHMDDPRNVHLKMRGATPPGTYDLTEREALFHGVRAIRLNPVGGSGTIHNRVGLLAHTYMLGPSGASNGCVSFRNYDRFLQAFLRGEVRRLVVVPGSGASDLPRIGRGGPSDRASRG, from the coding sequence ATGGACCTCGTTGCGTATTCGTCCGGTCGCCTCGCCCCGGGCTCCCTCCGTCGCCGCCGCCGCAACCGGCGCCTCCTCGGCATCGCCGCCGTGCTGGGTGGCATCGGCGCCGCCGCCGGCCTGGTGCCGCGCGACGAGGCCCGTGTCCCGGTGGCGGGTGTCGCGGCGGAGCCGGTCGCGCCGTTGCGCGAGGCCCGCCTCTCCCCGGCCGAGCTCGGCTGGATGCTCGCGCCGCTGCCGACCCTGGGGCGCGACGCGGCAGGCTTCACCCGCGATGGTTCGGCCGAGGCTGGCCCGCTTGTCGCGGCCACGGACCCCGCGCCATCGCCGGCCCCCGAGCCGCAGCGCGTCGCCGAGGCTGCGCCGCCTTCCATCATGCCACCTCCGGCCGAGCCATCCGCGGCGGTCCAGCCGGCCACCACGCCGCTCGTCGCCGTACCCCTCCCGGTGCCGCGCCCGCCCGAATTGCGCCCGTCCGATCAGCGCCCGATGCCGACCGTGCTGGCGGCCCGCGCGCCGCGGCGCCCGGTCCAGGCGATGGCGTCGACCCAGAGCGTGTTCAAGGCCGCGCTGCCGGAGGAGCCGTCGCTGTTCGACCGGATCTTCGGGGGCGGGGGATCGAGCGCCCCGTCGCAGACCCTCGCCTATGCGGCGCCCGGCGGCCTCGATCCGAGCCCGCGTCCACGCCTGAGCGCCAGCCCCGGCGTCGCAATCTACGACATCAGCGCCCGCACCGTGACCCTGCCGAGCGGCGAATCGCTGGAGGCGCATTCCGGCCTCGGGCCGCACATGGACGATCCGCGCAACGTCCACCTGAAGATGCGCGGCGCCACGCCGCCGGGCACCTACGACCTTACCGAGCGCGAGGCGCTGTTCCACGGCGTGCGGGCGATCCGGCTCAACCCGGTCGGCGGCAGCGGCACGATCCACAACCGGGTCGGGCTGCTGGCCCACACCTACATGCTCGGACCGAGCGGCGCCTCGAACGGCTGCGTCTCGTTCCGCAACTACGACCGATTCCTGCAGGCCTTCCTGCGCGGCGAGGTCCGCCGCCTCGTCGTGGTGCCGGGCAGCGGCGCGAGCGACCTGCCGCGGATCGGGCGGGGCGGTCCGTCCGACCGCGCCTCGCGAGGCTGA
- a CDS encoding dihydrodipicolinate synthase family protein has translation MRFTGLSAFPITPADPEGRVDVAALRRLVARLCAAGVDSIGLLGSTGSYPYLTREERRRALDAALDEAGGRVPVMVGIGALRTDEAVRLAQDALAAGAAAGLLAAVSYTPLTDEEVFEHVATVARESGLPLCLYDNPSTTHFRFGPELIGALSRLPGIVAVKSPGQEPQAVAGHLAALRAAVPQTVSLGYSGDWTTTEALIAGADAWYSVVAGLFPQVALDIVRAVQRGDAAEARRLDARLGPLWALFRDYSSLRVMFACANLLDLCHAAPPRPILPLGEVARQRVAEVIRALDLR, from the coding sequence ATGCGTTTCACCGGCCTGTCCGCCTTTCCGATCACGCCCGCCGATCCCGAGGGCCGCGTGGACGTCGCGGCCCTGCGCCGCCTCGTGGCTCGCCTCTGCGCGGCGGGGGTCGATTCGATCGGTCTCCTCGGCAGCACCGGCTCGTATCCCTACCTCACCCGCGAGGAGCGCCGCCGGGCGCTCGACGCCGCGCTCGACGAGGCGGGGGGACGGGTGCCGGTGATGGTCGGGATCGGTGCGCTTCGGACCGACGAGGCTGTGCGGCTGGCCCAGGACGCCCTTGCGGCCGGCGCCGCGGCCGGGCTGCTCGCGGCGGTCTCCTACACGCCGCTCACCGACGAGGAGGTGTTCGAGCATGTCGCCACGGTGGCGCGGGAGAGCGGCCTGCCGCTCTGCCTCTACGACAATCCCTCGACCACCCATTTCCGGTTCGGCCCGGAGCTGATCGGGGCTCTGAGCCGGCTGCCCGGCATCGTCGCGGTGAAGAGCCCGGGCCAGGAGCCGCAGGCGGTCGCCGGGCACCTGGCGGCCCTGCGCGCCGCCGTGCCGCAGACCGTCTCCCTCGGCTATAGCGGCGACTGGACCACCACCGAGGCGCTCATCGCCGGCGCGGATGCCTGGTACAGCGTCGTCGCCGGGCTGTTTCCGCAGGTCGCCCTCGACATCGTCCGCGCCGTCCAACGCGGCGATGCGGCGGAGGCGCGGCGGCTCGATGCTCGGCTCGGGCCGCTCTGGGCCCTGTTTCGGGACTATTCGAGCCTGCGGGTGATGTTTGCCTGCGCCAACCTGCTCGACCTCTGCCACGCCGCGCCGCCGCGGCCGATCCTGCCGCTCGGCGAGGTGGCGCGGCAGCGGGTGGCCGAGGTGATCCGCGCGCTCGATCTCCGGTAG